The Callithrix jacchus isolate 240 chromosome 20, calJac240_pri, whole genome shotgun sequence genome has a window encoding:
- the LOC103791077 gene encoding putative POM121-like protein 1 isoform X3, which yields MSGSSVIARILRTLREALEQVMAFLWPRTPSSTPHSHPEIMSRALVESGAGMPEQDKDLRVQEKPDDQKEGPEGTRHARSAFRPLRDSGGLSPFVPRPGPLQRDLHTQRSEMPSDKKSQPSGMSCCPKRNAIASSYSSTGGFPWLKRRKGPASSHCRLPLTSSKTVTEVSPQAVSQGQAQCEKAADSAPGEKLAPRSGSPTSQASRPHRRKYPLLPRRRGEPLRLPSPLQLGFRVTAEDLDLEEKAEIMCLNSALQGEEKSLWECRASLLSHALSSPATGTSSLPAVPKAPSTDAQQERRKSQDDLDPVALQASAAGSPSRPPVSGRKRRTWPHSVSHVGVQQQHQSYSFERLSSSLPSSWDSGCMSPELGPQAERSVRHMAPVSDSPTCCVLSRICPRTSREHSPSPPWERSPDRTALGVGVIQDPTHFPECDPASPLWAAAGSSSPAGFSGNSALGFVSLLPSPCPNLLFLKK from the exons ATGTCCGGCAGCTCAGTGATTGCACGGATCCTAAGGACTCTCAGAGAGGCCCTGGAGCAGGTAATGGCCTTTTTGTGGCCCAGAACACCTAGCTCTACCCCACACTCCCATCCAGAGATCATGTCGAGGGCCCTCGTGGAGAGTGGGGCAGGGATGCCTGAGCAGGACAAGGACCTCAGAGTCCAAGAGAAGCCCGATGATCAGAAAGAGGGCCCTGAGGGCACCAGGCATGCACGGTCTGCATTTAGACCCCTGCGGGACAGTGGAGGCCTCTCTCCCTTCGTACCCAGGCCCGGGCCTCTGCAGAGAGATCTCCATACCCAGAGGTCAGAAATGCCATCTGACAAGAAATCCCAGCCCTCCGGGATGAGCTGCTGCCCCAAACGCAATGCCATCGCCAGCTCCTACAGCTCCACGGGAGGCTTCCCGTGGCtaaagaggaggaaggggccaGCCTCATCCCACTGCCGGCTGCCCCTCACTTCTTCAAAGACAGTGACTGAGGTCAGCCCTCAGGCTGTCTCTCAGGGTCAGGCCCAGTGTGAAAAGGCAGCAGATTCAGCACCTGGGGAGAAACTGGCCCCCAGGAGTGGCTCCCCGACATCTCAGGCCTCTAGGCCTCATAGACGAAAGTACCCTCTGCTGCCACGCAGGCGAGGGGAGCCTCTGAGGCTGCCATCTCCCTTACAGCTGGGGTTCCGGGTCACCGCTGAAGACCTGGACCTGGAGGAAAAGGCCGAAATCATGTGCCTTAATAGTGCACTGCAGGGCGAGGAAAAGTCCCTCTGGGAGTGCAGAGCCTCACTGCTTTCCCATGCTTTGTCCTCACCGGCAACAGGGACATCTTCTCTGCCTGCTGTCCCTAAAGCACCCAGCACGGATGCACAGCAGGAGAGACGCAAGTCCCAAGACGACCTGGACCCCGTGGCCCTCCAAGCATCTGCTGCAGGGTCCCCCTCTAGACCTCCTGTGTCTGGGAGGAAGCGCAG gacatggcctcactctgtctctcatgtTGGAGTGCAGCAGCAACATCAGAGCTACAGCTTTGAACGCCTGAgctccagcctcccgagtagctgggactccggGTGCATGTCACCAgagctgg GTCCACAAGCAGAGAGGAGTGTGAGGCACATGGCTCCAGTGTCAGACTCCCCAACATGCTGCGTGCTCAGCAGGATCTGCCCACGGACATCCAGGGAACACTCACCGTCCCCACCTTGGGAGAGGTCACCGGACAGAACTGCACTGGGTGTTGGTGTCATCCAGGACCCCACACACTTTCCTGAGTGTGATCCTGCTTCCCCCCTCTGGGCAGCTGCAGGATCCTCTTCTCCTGCAGGATTTTCTGGAAACTCGGCTCTGGGTTttgtctcccttctcccctctccttgcCCCAACCTCCTTTTTCTGAAAAAGTGA
- the LOC103791077 gene encoding putative POM121-like protein 1 isoform X4: MSGSSVIARILRTLREALEQVMAFLWPRTPSSTPHSHPEIMSRALVESGAGMPEQDKDLRVQEKPDDQKEGPEGTRHARSAFRPLRDSGGLSPFVPRPGPLQRDLHTQRSEMPSDKKSQPSGMSCCPKRNAIASSYSSTGGFPWLKRRKGPASSHCRLPLTSSKTVTEVSPQAVSQGQAQCEKAADSAPGEKLAPRSGSPTSQASRPHRRKYPLLPRRRGEPLRLPSPLQLGFRVTAEDLDLEEKAEIMCLNSALQGEEKSLWECRASLLSHALSSPATGTSSLPAVPKAPSTDAQQERRKSQDDLDPVALQASAAGSPSRPPVSGRKRRTWPHSVSHVGVQQQHQSYSFERLSSSLPSSWDSGCMSPELGLEGCRDRQRWQPGQGSPAGPERSTSREECEAHGSSVRLPNMLRAQQDLPTDIQGTLTVPTLGEVTGQNCTGCRASS; encoded by the exons ATGTCCGGCAGCTCAGTGATTGCACGGATCCTAAGGACTCTCAGAGAGGCCCTGGAGCAGGTAATGGCCTTTTTGTGGCCCAGAACACCTAGCTCTACCCCACACTCCCATCCAGAGATCATGTCGAGGGCCCTCGTGGAGAGTGGGGCAGGGATGCCTGAGCAGGACAAGGACCTCAGAGTCCAAGAGAAGCCCGATGATCAGAAAGAGGGCCCTGAGGGCACCAGGCATGCACGGTCTGCATTTAGACCCCTGCGGGACAGTGGAGGCCTCTCTCCCTTCGTACCCAGGCCCGGGCCTCTGCAGAGAGATCTCCATACCCAGAGGTCAGAAATGCCATCTGACAAGAAATCCCAGCCCTCCGGGATGAGCTGCTGCCCCAAACGCAATGCCATCGCCAGCTCCTACAGCTCCACGGGAGGCTTCCCGTGGCtaaagaggaggaaggggccaGCCTCATCCCACTGCCGGCTGCCCCTCACTTCTTCAAAGACAGTGACTGAGGTCAGCCCTCAGGCTGTCTCTCAGGGTCAGGCCCAGTGTGAAAAGGCAGCAGATTCAGCACCTGGGGAGAAACTGGCCCCCAGGAGTGGCTCCCCGACATCTCAGGCCTCTAGGCCTCATAGACGAAAGTACCCTCTGCTGCCACGCAGGCGAGGGGAGCCTCTGAGGCTGCCATCTCCCTTACAGCTGGGGTTCCGGGTCACCGCTGAAGACCTGGACCTGGAGGAAAAGGCCGAAATCATGTGCCTTAATAGTGCACTGCAGGGCGAGGAAAAGTCCCTCTGGGAGTGCAGAGCCTCACTGCTTTCCCATGCTTTGTCCTCACCGGCAACAGGGACATCTTCTCTGCCTGCTGTCCCTAAAGCACCCAGCACGGATGCACAGCAGGAGAGACGCAAGTCCCAAGACGACCTGGACCCCGTGGCCCTCCAAGCATCTGCTGCAGGGTCCCCCTCTAGACCTCCTGTGTCTGGGAGGAAGCGCAG gacatggcctcactctgtctctcatgtTGGAGTGCAGCAGCAACATCAGAGCTACAGCTTTGAACGCCTGAgctccagcctcccgagtagctgggactccggGTGCATGTCACCAgagctgg GGCTGGAGGGttgcagagacagacagagatggCAGCCAGGACAGGGGAGCCCAGCAGGCCCAGAAAG GTCCACAAGCAGAGAGGAGTGTGAGGCACATGGCTCCAGTGTCAGACTCCCCAACATGCTGCGTGCTCAGCAGGATCTGCCCACGGACATCCAGGGAACACTCACCGTCCCCACCTTGGGAGAGGTCACCGGACAGAACTGCACTGGGT GCCGGGCTTCTTCCTGA
- the LOC103791077 gene encoding putative POM121-like protein 1 isoform X2 — protein sequence MSGSSVIARILRTLREALEQVMAFLWPRTPSSTPHSHPEIMSRALVESGAGMPEQDKDLRVQEKPDDQKEGPEGTRHARSAFRPLRDSGGLSPFVPRPGPLQRDLHTQRSEMPSDKKSQPSGMSCCPKRNAIASSYSSTGGFPWLKRRKGPASSHCRLPLTSSKTVTEVSPQAVSQGQAQCEKAADSAPGEKLAPRSGSPTSQASRPHRRKYPLLPRRRGEPLRLPSPLQLGFRVTAEDLDLEEKAEIMCLNSALQGEEKSLWECRASLLSHALSSPATGTSSLPAVPKAPSTDAQQERRKSQDDLDPVALQASAAGSPSRPPVSGRKRRTWPHSVSHVGVQQQHQSYSFERLSSSLPSSWDSGCMSPELGPQAERSVRHMAPVSDSPTCCVLSRICPRTSREHSPSPPWERSPDRTALGGTGMASSCRKYSSTWTCQKEWERGERLRGCSQLVIFSPQVQLRCWVLCCCHEAFTR from the exons ATGTCCGGCAGCTCAGTGATTGCACGGATCCTAAGGACTCTCAGAGAGGCCCTGGAGCAGGTAATGGCCTTTTTGTGGCCCAGAACACCTAGCTCTACCCCACACTCCCATCCAGAGATCATGTCGAGGGCCCTCGTGGAGAGTGGGGCAGGGATGCCTGAGCAGGACAAGGACCTCAGAGTCCAAGAGAAGCCCGATGATCAGAAAGAGGGCCCTGAGGGCACCAGGCATGCACGGTCTGCATTTAGACCCCTGCGGGACAGTGGAGGCCTCTCTCCCTTCGTACCCAGGCCCGGGCCTCTGCAGAGAGATCTCCATACCCAGAGGTCAGAAATGCCATCTGACAAGAAATCCCAGCCCTCCGGGATGAGCTGCTGCCCCAAACGCAATGCCATCGCCAGCTCCTACAGCTCCACGGGAGGCTTCCCGTGGCtaaagaggaggaaggggccaGCCTCATCCCACTGCCGGCTGCCCCTCACTTCTTCAAAGACAGTGACTGAGGTCAGCCCTCAGGCTGTCTCTCAGGGTCAGGCCCAGTGTGAAAAGGCAGCAGATTCAGCACCTGGGGAGAAACTGGCCCCCAGGAGTGGCTCCCCGACATCTCAGGCCTCTAGGCCTCATAGACGAAAGTACCCTCTGCTGCCACGCAGGCGAGGGGAGCCTCTGAGGCTGCCATCTCCCTTACAGCTGGGGTTCCGGGTCACCGCTGAAGACCTGGACCTGGAGGAAAAGGCCGAAATCATGTGCCTTAATAGTGCACTGCAGGGCGAGGAAAAGTCCCTCTGGGAGTGCAGAGCCTCACTGCTTTCCCATGCTTTGTCCTCACCGGCAACAGGGACATCTTCTCTGCCTGCTGTCCCTAAAGCACCCAGCACGGATGCACAGCAGGAGAGACGCAAGTCCCAAGACGACCTGGACCCCGTGGCCCTCCAAGCATCTGCTGCAGGGTCCCCCTCTAGACCTCCTGTGTCTGGGAGGAAGCGCAG gacatggcctcactctgtctctcatgtTGGAGTGCAGCAGCAACATCAGAGCTACAGCTTTGAACGCCTGAgctccagcctcccgagtagctgggactccggGTGCATGTCACCAgagctgg GTCCACAAGCAGAGAGGAGTGTGAGGCACATGGCTCCAGTGTCAGACTCCCCAACATGCTGCGTGCTCAGCAGGATCTGCCCACGGACATCCAGGGAACACTCACCGTCCCCACCTTGGGAGAGGTCACCGGACAGAACTGCACTGGGT GGGACAgggatggcctccagctgcaggaAGTACAGCAGCACCTGGACCTGCCAGAAAgagtgggaaagaggagagaggctcAGAGGGTGCTCACAGCTGGTGATCTTTAGCCCCCAAGTTCAGCTCAGGTGCTGGGTCCTCTGCTGCTGCCATGAAGCCTTTACA agatag
- the LOC103791077 gene encoding putative POM121-like protein 1 isoform X5, with amino-acid sequence MSGSSVIARILRTLREALEQVMAFLWPRTPSSTPHSHPEIMSRALVESGAGMPEQDKDLRVQEKPDDQKEGPEGTRHARSAFRPLRDSGGLSPFVPRPGPLQRDLHTQRSEMPSDKKSQPSGMSCCPKRNAIASSYSSTGGFPWLKRRKGPASSHCRLPLTSSKTVTEVSPQAVSQGQAQCEKAADSAPGEKLAPRSGSPTSQASRPHRRKYPLLPRRRGEPLRLPSPLQLGFRVTAEDLDLEEKAEIMCLNSALQGEEKSLWECRASLLSHALSSPATGTSSLPAVPKAPSTDAQQERRKSQDDLDPVALQASAAGSPSRPPVSGRKRRTWPHSVSHVGVQQQHQSYSFERLSSSLPSSWDSGCMSPELGPQAERSVRHMAPVSDSPTCCVLSRICPRTSREHSPSPPWERSPDRTALGAGLLPDLLNIL; translated from the exons ATGTCCGGCAGCTCAGTGATTGCACGGATCCTAAGGACTCTCAGAGAGGCCCTGGAGCAGGTAATGGCCTTTTTGTGGCCCAGAACACCTAGCTCTACCCCACACTCCCATCCAGAGATCATGTCGAGGGCCCTCGTGGAGAGTGGGGCAGGGATGCCTGAGCAGGACAAGGACCTCAGAGTCCAAGAGAAGCCCGATGATCAGAAAGAGGGCCCTGAGGGCACCAGGCATGCACGGTCTGCATTTAGACCCCTGCGGGACAGTGGAGGCCTCTCTCCCTTCGTACCCAGGCCCGGGCCTCTGCAGAGAGATCTCCATACCCAGAGGTCAGAAATGCCATCTGACAAGAAATCCCAGCCCTCCGGGATGAGCTGCTGCCCCAAACGCAATGCCATCGCCAGCTCCTACAGCTCCACGGGAGGCTTCCCGTGGCtaaagaggaggaaggggccaGCCTCATCCCACTGCCGGCTGCCCCTCACTTCTTCAAAGACAGTGACTGAGGTCAGCCCTCAGGCTGTCTCTCAGGGTCAGGCCCAGTGTGAAAAGGCAGCAGATTCAGCACCTGGGGAGAAACTGGCCCCCAGGAGTGGCTCCCCGACATCTCAGGCCTCTAGGCCTCATAGACGAAAGTACCCTCTGCTGCCACGCAGGCGAGGGGAGCCTCTGAGGCTGCCATCTCCCTTACAGCTGGGGTTCCGGGTCACCGCTGAAGACCTGGACCTGGAGGAAAAGGCCGAAATCATGTGCCTTAATAGTGCACTGCAGGGCGAGGAAAAGTCCCTCTGGGAGTGCAGAGCCTCACTGCTTTCCCATGCTTTGTCCTCACCGGCAACAGGGACATCTTCTCTGCCTGCTGTCCCTAAAGCACCCAGCACGGATGCACAGCAGGAGAGACGCAAGTCCCAAGACGACCTGGACCCCGTGGCCCTCCAAGCATCTGCTGCAGGGTCCCCCTCTAGACCTCCTGTGTCTGGGAGGAAGCGCAG gacatggcctcactctgtctctcatgtTGGAGTGCAGCAGCAACATCAGAGCTACAGCTTTGAACGCCTGAgctccagcctcccgagtagctgggactccggGTGCATGTCACCAgagctgg GTCCACAAGCAGAGAGGAGTGTGAGGCACATGGCTCCAGTGTCAGACTCCCCAACATGCTGCGTGCTCAGCAGGATCTGCCCACGGACATCCAGGGAACACTCACCGTCCCCACCTTGGGAGAGGTCACCGGACAGAACTGCACTGGGT GCCGGGCTTCTTCCTGATCTTCTGAATATCCTGTAG
- the LOC103791077 gene encoding putative POM121-like protein 1 isoform X6 translates to MSGSSVIARILRTLREALEQVMAFLWPRTPSSTPHSHPEIMSRALVESGAGMPEQDKDLRVQEKPDDQKEGPEGTRHARSAFRPLRDSGGLSPFVPRPGPLQRDLHTQRSEMPSDKKSQPSGMSCCPKRNAIASSYSSTGGFPWLKRRKGPASSHCRLPLTSSKTVTEVSPQAVSQGQAQCEKAADSAPGEKLAPRSGSPTSQASRPHRRKYPLLPRRRGEPLRLPSPLQLGFRVTAEDLDLEEKAEIMCLNSALQGEEKSLWECRASLLSHALSSPATGTSSLPAVPKAPSTDAQQERRKSQDDLDPVALQASAAGSPSRPPVSGRKRRTWPHSVSHVGVQQQHQSYSFERLSSSLPSSWDSGCMSPELGDRDGLQLQEVQQHLDLPERVGKRREAQRVLTAGDL, encoded by the exons ATGTCCGGCAGCTCAGTGATTGCACGGATCCTAAGGACTCTCAGAGAGGCCCTGGAGCAGGTAATGGCCTTTTTGTGGCCCAGAACACCTAGCTCTACCCCACACTCCCATCCAGAGATCATGTCGAGGGCCCTCGTGGAGAGTGGGGCAGGGATGCCTGAGCAGGACAAGGACCTCAGAGTCCAAGAGAAGCCCGATGATCAGAAAGAGGGCCCTGAGGGCACCAGGCATGCACGGTCTGCATTTAGACCCCTGCGGGACAGTGGAGGCCTCTCTCCCTTCGTACCCAGGCCCGGGCCTCTGCAGAGAGATCTCCATACCCAGAGGTCAGAAATGCCATCTGACAAGAAATCCCAGCCCTCCGGGATGAGCTGCTGCCCCAAACGCAATGCCATCGCCAGCTCCTACAGCTCCACGGGAGGCTTCCCGTGGCtaaagaggaggaaggggccaGCCTCATCCCACTGCCGGCTGCCCCTCACTTCTTCAAAGACAGTGACTGAGGTCAGCCCTCAGGCTGTCTCTCAGGGTCAGGCCCAGTGTGAAAAGGCAGCAGATTCAGCACCTGGGGAGAAACTGGCCCCCAGGAGTGGCTCCCCGACATCTCAGGCCTCTAGGCCTCATAGACGAAAGTACCCTCTGCTGCCACGCAGGCGAGGGGAGCCTCTGAGGCTGCCATCTCCCTTACAGCTGGGGTTCCGGGTCACCGCTGAAGACCTGGACCTGGAGGAAAAGGCCGAAATCATGTGCCTTAATAGTGCACTGCAGGGCGAGGAAAAGTCCCTCTGGGAGTGCAGAGCCTCACTGCTTTCCCATGCTTTGTCCTCACCGGCAACAGGGACATCTTCTCTGCCTGCTGTCCCTAAAGCACCCAGCACGGATGCACAGCAGGAGAGACGCAAGTCCCAAGACGACCTGGACCCCGTGGCCCTCCAAGCATCTGCTGCAGGGTCCCCCTCTAGACCTCCTGTGTCTGGGAGGAAGCGCAG gacatggcctcactctgtctctcatgtTGGAGTGCAGCAGCAACATCAGAGCTACAGCTTTGAACGCCTGAgctccagcctcccgagtagctgggactccggGTGCATGTCACCAgagctgg GGGACAgggatggcctccagctgcaggaAGTACAGCAGCACCTGGACCTGCCAGAAAgagtgggaaagaggagagaggctcAGAGGGTGCTCACAGCTGGTGATCTTTAG
- the LOC103791077 gene encoding putative POM121-like protein 1 isoform X1, translated as MSGSSVIARILRTLREALEQVMAFLWPRTPSSTPHSHPEIMSRALVESGAGMPEQDKDLRVQEKPDDQKEGPEGTRHARSAFRPLRDSGGLSPFVPRPGPLQRDLHTQRSEMPSDKKSQPSGMSCCPKRNAIASSYSSTGGFPWLKRRKGPASSHCRLPLTSSKTVTEVSPQAVSQGQAQCEKAADSAPGEKLAPRSGSPTSQASRPHRRKYPLLPRRRGEPLRLPSPLQLGFRVTAEDLDLEEKAEIMCLNSALQGEEKSLWECRASLLSHALSSPATGTSSLPAVPKAPSTDAQQERRKSQDDLDPVALQASAAGSPSRPPVSGRKRRTWPHSVSHVGVQQQHQSYSFERLSSSLPSSWDSGCMSPELGLEGCRDRQRWQPGQGSPAGPERSTSREECEAHGSSVRLPNMLRAQQDLPTDIQGTLTVPTLGEVTGQNCTGWDRDGLQLQEVQQHLDLPERVGKRREAQRVLTAGDL; from the exons ATGTCCGGCAGCTCAGTGATTGCACGGATCCTAAGGACTCTCAGAGAGGCCCTGGAGCAGGTAATGGCCTTTTTGTGGCCCAGAACACCTAGCTCTACCCCACACTCCCATCCAGAGATCATGTCGAGGGCCCTCGTGGAGAGTGGGGCAGGGATGCCTGAGCAGGACAAGGACCTCAGAGTCCAAGAGAAGCCCGATGATCAGAAAGAGGGCCCTGAGGGCACCAGGCATGCACGGTCTGCATTTAGACCCCTGCGGGACAGTGGAGGCCTCTCTCCCTTCGTACCCAGGCCCGGGCCTCTGCAGAGAGATCTCCATACCCAGAGGTCAGAAATGCCATCTGACAAGAAATCCCAGCCCTCCGGGATGAGCTGCTGCCCCAAACGCAATGCCATCGCCAGCTCCTACAGCTCCACGGGAGGCTTCCCGTGGCtaaagaggaggaaggggccaGCCTCATCCCACTGCCGGCTGCCCCTCACTTCTTCAAAGACAGTGACTGAGGTCAGCCCTCAGGCTGTCTCTCAGGGTCAGGCCCAGTGTGAAAAGGCAGCAGATTCAGCACCTGGGGAGAAACTGGCCCCCAGGAGTGGCTCCCCGACATCTCAGGCCTCTAGGCCTCATAGACGAAAGTACCCTCTGCTGCCACGCAGGCGAGGGGAGCCTCTGAGGCTGCCATCTCCCTTACAGCTGGGGTTCCGGGTCACCGCTGAAGACCTGGACCTGGAGGAAAAGGCCGAAATCATGTGCCTTAATAGTGCACTGCAGGGCGAGGAAAAGTCCCTCTGGGAGTGCAGAGCCTCACTGCTTTCCCATGCTTTGTCCTCACCGGCAACAGGGACATCTTCTCTGCCTGCTGTCCCTAAAGCACCCAGCACGGATGCACAGCAGGAGAGACGCAAGTCCCAAGACGACCTGGACCCCGTGGCCCTCCAAGCATCTGCTGCAGGGTCCCCCTCTAGACCTCCTGTGTCTGGGAGGAAGCGCAG gacatggcctcactctgtctctcatgtTGGAGTGCAGCAGCAACATCAGAGCTACAGCTTTGAACGCCTGAgctccagcctcccgagtagctgggactccggGTGCATGTCACCAgagctgg GGCTGGAGGGttgcagagacagacagagatggCAGCCAGGACAGGGGAGCCCAGCAGGCCCAGAAAG GTCCACAAGCAGAGAGGAGTGTGAGGCACATGGCTCCAGTGTCAGACTCCCCAACATGCTGCGTGCTCAGCAGGATCTGCCCACGGACATCCAGGGAACACTCACCGTCCCCACCTTGGGAGAGGTCACCGGACAGAACTGCACTGGGT GGGACAgggatggcctccagctgcaggaAGTACAGCAGCACCTGGACCTGCCAGAAAgagtgggaaagaggagagaggctcAGAGGGTGCTCACAGCTGGTGATCTTTAG